GACCGGGGTGTATCTCGAGTAATCTACACCCAACCTTATTGGAAAGGTTGGTGTGCATCTCTATGCTAGGAGGGTTAGATGAAGATCACGCAATTATCGGTGTTTTTGGAGAACAGAAAAGGCCGGCTTTACGATGTCTGCCTGCTTTTGGGAAAGAACAATATCAATATCCGCGCGCTTACAGTCGCGGAGAACGAGGAGTTCGGCATATTGCGGATCGTGGTGGATAAGCCCGATGAGGCCGCTGCGTTGCTTAAGAAGAACGGTTTTATCGCCAGCCTTACGGACATTGTCGCGGTGGAAGTGGCTGATGAACCCGGCGGGCTTGTCAAGATACTGAAGATCCTCGCCGCTAAGAATATTAACGTGGAATATATGTATGGCTTTGTGGAAAAGGCTTCGCAGAAGGCTATTCTGGTATTCAGGTTCGAGGACCCTGACGCGGCGCTCGCGTTATTGAAGGAGAACAAGATCAATATCGTGGGCAAAAAGGATATGGGAGACCTTTAAAATGCAGGTTGCTTACTGGGATAAGAAGATAGAGACTTTAGACCGCGACGCTTTGAAGAAACTGCAGCTAAAGCGCCTGAAAGAGATCGTCAAATACGCGTTGAAGACCCCGTTCTACAAAAGCCGCCTGAAAAAAGCAGGGATATCCTCGTCCGACGATATAAAGAAATGGGATGATTTCAAAAAGATACCTTTTACTACCAAGGATGACCTGCGGGAATGTTACCCCCGGGGCCTTTTGGCCGTGGATATGGATGATGTGGTCAGGCTGCATACTTCCAGCGGGACTACCGGCGTGCCGACGGTAATTTATCATACCCGTAGGGACCTGGAGCATTGGACCGACCTGGTCGCCCGCTCGATAATCGCCACCGGCGCGGAGAAAAAAGACGTTTTTCAGAATATGATGACCTACGGTATGTTCACCGGCGGTCTGGGCCTGCATTACGGCGCGGAGAAAGTGGGGATGACCATTATTCCCATTGGCGGGGGGAACACCAAGCGCCAGGTGCAGTTGATGAAGGATTTCGGCACGAGCGTGGTCCACGCCACTCCCAGCTATATACTGCATATCCATTCCAAACTTCAGGAATTCGGTGTTACGCTGGCAGACCTGAAGCTCAAAAAAGCCTACCTGGGGGCTGAGCCTTATTCGGAAAATACCCGAAAGAAGGTCGAGGCGCTTTACGGGATAGACGTGTATAATTCTTACGGGATGAGCGAGATGAACGGCCCGGGAGTGGGGTTTGAATGCGTGCATAAATGCGGGATGCACGTCTGGGAGGATGCCTATATAATGGAGGTCATCGACCCGAAGACAGGCAATCTTCTGGCGGATGAAAAAGAAGGCGAAGTGGTTTTTACCAACCTTACGCGCACTGCCACACCTCTTTTACGGTACCGCACCAGGGATATCGCGTGTATCCTTAAGAGCAACTGCCCCTGTAAACGGAGCCATCGCAGGATTTCCCGGATCACCGGCAGGACCGACGACATGATGATAATTAACGGGGTCAATGTTTATCCGTCGCAGATCGAAGAGGTGATCATGCGCATCCCGCAGGTGGGGACCAATTACCAGATCCATCTGGAAAAAGACGGGACCCTGGATAAACTGATCGTGAAGGTGGAGATATATTCCAAGATGTTCAAAGGCGACCTGTCGGAGATCGACGGGCTTAAGGCGAAGATCCGGGATGACCTGCGCGCTTCCATCGTTATTCATCCTGTGGTGGAGCTGCATGAGCCGGGAAGCCTGCCGGTATTCGAGGGCAAGGCCAAGCGGGTGGTTGATAACCGGACAAAATTGTAATTATCGGAGGGACTATGCCTAAGGAACTGAATGTGTTCGTGGAAAACAGGCCGGGAAGGCTGCGCTCTGTGGCGCAGGTGCTTTCAGAAAGCAAGATCAATGTAAGGACTATGACCCTGCAGGATCGGGGCGAATACGGTTTGATGAAGCTGATTGTGAATAATCCAGACCAGGCTTATCTGGCCCTGGCGGACAAAGGTTTTGCCTGCGCCTTGAAAGAGATCCTGGCTATCGCCATAAAAGACAAGCCGGGAAGTTTCCTCAAGCTGACCGAGATATTCACCGATAACAAGGTGAATGTGCTGGATGCCTATGGTTTTGTCATCGAATCCAGCAAACGCGCTGTTTTTTGCATCGAGGTGAAAAATCCCGAGGAGATAAAAAAGGTATTAAAAGAAAACGATTTTGACGTTTTAGAGGACGAGCTTTACGAATTCTGATGGTCATCGATATCCATACCCATATCTGGCCTGAGAAAGTCTCGCTCAAGGCCAAAGAAAGCCTGGAAGCGTTTTTTAAGCTGAGGGCGGTCGCTGATCCCACGGTAAGCA
This genomic interval from Candidatus Omnitrophota bacterium contains the following:
- a CDS encoding ACT domain-containing protein; its protein translation is MKITQLSVFLENRKGRLYDVCLLLGKNNINIRALTVAENEEFGILRIVVDKPDEAAALLKKNGFIASLTDIVAVEVADEPGGLVKILKILAAKNINVEYMYGFVEKASQKAILVFRFEDPDAALALLKENKINIVGKKDMGDL
- a CDS encoding ACT domain-containing protein, which encodes MPKELNVFVENRPGRLRSVAQVLSESKINVRTMTLQDRGEYGLMKLIVNNPDQAYLALADKGFACALKEILAIAIKDKPGSFLKLTEIFTDNKVNVLDAYGFVIESSKRAVFCIEVKNPEEIKKVLKENDFDVLEDELYEF
- a CDS encoding phenylacetate--CoA ligase translates to MQVAYWDKKIETLDRDALKKLQLKRLKEIVKYALKTPFYKSRLKKAGISSSDDIKKWDDFKKIPFTTKDDLRECYPRGLLAVDMDDVVRLHTSSGTTGVPTVIYHTRRDLEHWTDLVARSIIATGAEKKDVFQNMMTYGMFTGGLGLHYGAEKVGMTIIPIGGGNTKRQVQLMKDFGTSVVHATPSYILHIHSKLQEFGVTLADLKLKKAYLGAEPYSENTRKKVEALYGIDVYNSYGMSEMNGPGVGFECVHKCGMHVWEDAYIMEVIDPKTGNLLADEKEGEVVFTNLTRTATPLLRYRTRDIACILKSNCPCKRSHRRISRITGRTDDMMIINGVNVYPSQIEEVIMRIPQVGTNYQIHLEKDGTLDKLIVKVEIYSKMFKGDLSEIDGLKAKIRDDLRASIVIHPVVELHEPGSLPVFEGKAKRVVDNRTKL